From Streptomyces sp. TLI_235, a single genomic window includes:
- a CDS encoding transcription factor WhiB, producing the protein MGWVDDWSAQAACRTSDPDELFVQGAAQNRAKAVCSGCPVRTECLADALDNRVEFGVWGGMTERERRALLRRRPTVVSWRRLLETARTEYEASLATGVVLTDYAQAG; encoded by the coding sequence ATGGGCTGGGTGGACGACTGGAGTGCGCAGGCGGCCTGCCGCACGAGTGATCCGGACGAGCTGTTCGTGCAGGGGGCGGCACAGAATCGCGCCAAGGCCGTGTGCAGCGGCTGTCCGGTGCGCACCGAGTGCCTCGCCGACGCACTGGACAACCGGGTGGAGTTCGGCGTCTGGGGAGGGATGACCGAGCGCGAGCGCAGGGCACTGCTCCGCCGCAGGCCCACGGTGGTCTCGTGGCGCCGGCTGCTGGAGACGGCCCGCACCGAGTACGAGGCCTCGCTGGCCACCGGTGTGGTGCTGACGGACTACGCGCAGGCGGGCTGA
- a CDS encoding anion-transporting ArsA/GET3 family ATPase — MTTGTSGDRTTSALDVDALIDDPETRIVVCCGSGGVGKTTTAAAIGLRAAERGRKVVVLTIDPARRLAQSMGLTELDNTPRVVKGAQGPGELQAMMLDMKRTFDEVVLAHAEPERAKAILANPFYQSLSAGFAGTQEYMAMEKLGQLRAEDRWDLIVVDTPPSRSALDFLDAPSRLGSFLDGKLIRLLTAPAKVGGRSAMKFLNVGVGLLTGTLGKIFGAQLLTDIQTFVSAMDSMFGGFRERADRTYQLLKAPGTAFLVVAAPERDALREAAYFVDRLAADEMPLAGLVLNRVHGTGAPQLTAERALAAAEALEENGSQTSTVAAETLAAGLLRLHAERVQIMARERRTRDRFVSVYPDVPIVEVAALAGDVHDLDGLRVIGDRLGATDPAGAVS, encoded by the coding sequence ATGACGACGGGCACGAGCGGCGACCGCACGACCTCCGCGCTGGACGTGGACGCGCTGATCGACGACCCGGAGACCCGGATCGTGGTGTGCTGCGGCTCCGGCGGTGTCGGCAAGACGACGACCGCGGCGGCCATCGGGCTGCGGGCTGCGGAGCGCGGGCGGAAGGTCGTGGTGCTGACGATCGACCCGGCCCGCCGGCTGGCGCAGTCGATGGGCCTGACCGAGCTGGACAACACCCCGCGGGTGGTCAAGGGCGCCCAGGGGCCCGGCGAGCTGCAGGCCATGATGCTCGACATGAAGCGGACCTTCGACGAGGTCGTGCTGGCCCACGCCGAGCCGGAGCGGGCGAAGGCGATCCTGGCGAACCCGTTCTACCAGTCCCTGTCGGCCGGCTTCGCGGGCACGCAGGAGTACATGGCGATGGAGAAGCTCGGCCAGCTGCGGGCCGAGGACCGCTGGGACCTGATCGTGGTCGACACCCCGCCGTCCCGGTCCGCGCTGGACTTCCTGGACGCGCCGAGCCGACTGGGCTCCTTCCTGGACGGGAAGCTGATCCGGCTGCTGACGGCGCCGGCCAAGGTCGGCGGGCGCAGCGCGATGAAGTTCCTGAACGTGGGGGTGGGCCTGCTCACCGGCACGCTCGGCAAGATCTTCGGCGCCCAGCTGCTGACCGACATCCAGACCTTCGTCTCGGCGATGGACTCGATGTTCGGCGGTTTCCGGGAGCGCGCCGACCGTACGTACCAGTTGCTCAAGGCGCCGGGGACGGCGTTCCTGGTGGTGGCCGCACCGGAGCGGGACGCGCTGCGGGAGGCGGCGTACTTCGTGGACCGGCTGGCCGCGGACGAGATGCCGCTGGCCGGGCTGGTGCTCAACCGGGTGCACGGCACGGGGGCGCCGCAGCTGACCGCGGAGCGGGCGCTGGCGGCGGCGGAGGCGCTGGAGGAGAACGGTTCGCAGACGTCGACGGTGGCCGCGGAGACGCTGGCGGCCGGGCTGCTGCGGCTGCACGCCGAGCGGGTGCAGATCATGGCGCGGGAGCGGCGCACCCGGGACAGGTTCGTGTCGGTCTACCCGGACGTACCGATCGTCGAGGTGGCTGCGCTGGCCGGCGATGTTCACGACCTGGACGGGCTGCGAGTCATCGGGGACCGCCTGGGAGCCACCGACCCCGCGGGCGCGGTGAGCTGA
- a CDS encoding arsenite efflux ATP-binding protein ArsA, translating to MASTPGPSAQADPDWEGVRLHVVSGKGGTGKTTVAAALALALAAEGGRTLLIEVEGRQGIAELFGVAALPYEERKVASVSQARLGLPGGGQGEVYALAIDTELALLEYLDMFYKLGRAGKALQKVGFVDFATTVAPGVRDVLLTGKACEAARRKGPDGRRAYDAIVMDAPPTGRLTRFLNVNEEVAGLARFGPIHGQAQAVMRVLKSPETAVHFVTLLEEMPVQETVDGIADLRAAQLPVGGVMVNMVRPPVLDAAAVAAVDGDHREEVALALGEAGLGGRSRKPETVRAAVEPLLGPLLEQAREHAERVELERAQRADLQQAKLPTYELPLLGEGVDLGGLYRLAGELKRQGAA from the coding sequence GTGGCGAGCACCCCCGGCCCATCGGCGCAGGCCGACCCCGACTGGGAGGGGGTCCGGCTGCACGTCGTCAGCGGCAAGGGCGGCACCGGGAAGACCACCGTCGCGGCGGCGCTGGCGCTGGCGCTGGCGGCCGAGGGCGGCCGGACGCTGCTGATCGAGGTCGAGGGCCGCCAGGGCATCGCCGAGCTGTTCGGGGTGGCGGCGCTGCCGTACGAGGAGCGCAAGGTCGCCAGCGTCTCGCAGGCCCGGCTGGGCCTGCCCGGCGGCGGGCAGGGCGAGGTGTACGCGCTGGCGATCGACACCGAGCTGGCGCTGCTCGAGTACCTGGACATGTTCTACAAGCTGGGCCGGGCCGGGAAGGCCCTGCAGAAGGTCGGCTTCGTCGACTTCGCGACCACCGTCGCACCGGGCGTGCGGGACGTCCTGCTGACCGGCAAGGCCTGCGAGGCGGCCCGGCGCAAGGGCCCGGACGGCCGCCGGGCGTACGACGCGATCGTGATGGACGCGCCGCCCACCGGGCGCCTCACCCGCTTCCTCAACGTCAACGAGGAGGTGGCCGGGCTGGCCAGGTTCGGTCCGATCCACGGTCAGGCGCAGGCCGTGATGCGGGTGCTGAAGTCCCCGGAGACGGCGGTGCACTTCGTGACGCTGCTGGAGGAGATGCCGGTGCAGGAGACCGTGGACGGCATCGCCGACCTGCGGGCCGCGCAGCTGCCGGTGGGCGGGGTGATGGTCAACATGGTCCGGCCCCCGGTGCTGGACGCGGCCGCGGTGGCCGCGGTCGACGGCGACCACCGGGAGGAGGTCGCCCTGGCACTCGGCGAGGCCGGGCTGGGCGGCCGCTCGCGCAAGCCGGAGACCGTGCGGGCGGCGGTGGAGCCGCTGCTCGGCCCGCTGCTGGAGCAGGCCAGGGAGCACGCCGAGCGGGTCGAGCTGGAGCGTGCGCAGCGCGCGGACCTGCAGCAGGCGAAGCTGCCGACCTACGAACTGCCGCTGCTGGGCGAGGGCGTGGACCTGGGCGGGCTGTACCGGCTGGCGGGCGAGCTGAAGCGGCAGGGGGCGGCATGA
- a CDS encoding enamine deaminase RidA (YjgF/YER057c/UK114 family), producing the protein MSKVEEKLAELGLTLPDVAPPVAAYVPAVRSGDYVFTSGQLPMVAGKLQHTGKVGAEITPERAKALAQICALNSLAAVKSVIGDLDRVEQVVKVVGFVASAADFTGQPAVVNGASELLGEVLGAAGVHARSAVGVAVLPLDAPVEVEIQVRVRAEA; encoded by the coding sequence ATGAGCAAGGTTGAGGAGAAGCTGGCCGAGCTCGGCCTGACCCTCCCCGACGTGGCGCCGCCGGTCGCCGCCTACGTGCCGGCCGTCCGCTCCGGCGACTACGTGTTCACCTCCGGCCAGCTGCCCATGGTGGCCGGCAAGCTGCAGCACACCGGCAAGGTCGGCGCCGAGATCACGCCCGAGCGCGCCAAGGCGCTGGCACAGATCTGCGCGCTGAACTCGCTCGCCGCGGTCAAGTCCGTGATCGGCGACCTCGACCGCGTCGAGCAGGTCGTCAAGGTGGTCGGCTTCGTCGCCTCCGCCGCCGACTTCACCGGCCAGCCCGCCGTCGTCAACGGCGCCAGCGAGCTGCTCGGCGAGGTGCTCGGCGCGGCCGGCGTGCACGCCCGCAGCGCGGTCGGCGTCGCCGTCCTGCCGCTGGACGCCCCGGTCGAGGTCGAGATCCAGGTCCGGGTCCGCGCCGAGGCCTGA
- a CDS encoding glyoxylase-like metal-dependent hydrolase (beta-lactamase superfamily II), translated as MSGLLPGDPAATVGGGATPRALCVLAPNPSPMTLDGTNTWLLSEPGSDLAVVVDPGPLDEGHLRRVIDAAEEQGKRIALTLLTHGHHDHAESAARFAELTGTHVRALDPALRLGDEGLRHGEMLEVGGLEIRVVGTPGHTADSLTFHLPADGAILTGDTVLGRGTTMVAHPDGRLGDYLDSLRHLHTMAAEHGVRTVLPGHGPVLADALGAVDYYLAHRAARLAQVETAVEAGCRTAAEVVARVYADVDKALWPAAELSVRAQIGYLEDHGLI; from the coding sequence GTGAGCGGTCTCCTTCCGGGCGACCCCGCCGCCACCGTCGGCGGCGGGGCCACCCCGCGGGCGCTCTGCGTGCTGGCGCCCAACCCCTCCCCGATGACCCTCGACGGCACCAACACCTGGCTGCTGTCCGAACCCGGCTCGGACCTCGCCGTCGTCGTCGACCCGGGCCCGCTCGACGAGGGCCACCTGCGCCGGGTGATCGACGCCGCCGAGGAGCAGGGCAAGCGGATCGCCCTCACCCTGCTCACCCACGGCCACCACGACCACGCCGAGAGCGCGGCCCGCTTCGCCGAACTCACCGGCACCCATGTGCGCGCGCTGGACCCGGCCCTGCGCCTCGGCGACGAGGGCCTTCGGCACGGCGAGATGCTGGAGGTCGGCGGGCTGGAGATCCGGGTCGTCGGCACCCCCGGGCACACCGCGGACTCGCTGACCTTCCACCTGCCCGCGGACGGCGCGATCCTCACCGGCGACACCGTGCTCGGCCGCGGCACCACGATGGTCGCCCACCCGGACGGCCGGCTCGGCGACTACCTCGACTCACTGCGCCACCTGCACACCATGGCGGCCGAGCACGGCGTACGGACGGTGCTGCCCGGGCACGGCCCCGTCCTGGCGGACGCGCTCGGCGCCGTCGACTACTACCTGGCCCACCGGGCGGCCCGGCTCGCCCAGGTGGAGACGGCGGTGGAGGCGGGCTGTCGCACCGCCGCCGAGGTGGTCGCCCGGGTGTACGCGGACGTGGACAAGGCCCTGTGGCCGGCCGCCGAACTGTCGGTCCGGGCCCAGATCGGCTACCTGGAGGACCACGGGCTCATCTAG
- a CDS encoding transcriptional regulator — protein MDDVLRRAALFAALDDDQAAELRASMTEVTLARGESLFHEGDPGDRLYVVVEGKVKLHRASPDGRENMLAVLGPSEMIGELSLFDPGPRTATATALTEVKLLGLGHGDLLPLLHARPEVSIALLRAIARRLRRTNDVMSDLVFSDVPGRVAKALLDLSRRFGVQSEEGIHVSHDLTQEELAQLVGASRETVNKALADFAGRGWLKLEARAVVLMDVERLSRRSR, from the coding sequence GTGGACGACGTTCTTCGCCGCGCCGCGCTGTTCGCGGCCCTCGACGACGACCAGGCCGCCGAGCTGCGCGCTTCCATGACCGAGGTGACCCTCGCCCGCGGCGAGTCGCTGTTCCACGAGGGCGACCCGGGCGACCGGCTGTACGTCGTGGTCGAGGGCAAGGTGAAGCTGCACCGCGCCTCGCCGGACGGCCGCGAGAACATGCTCGCCGTGCTCGGCCCCAGCGAGATGATCGGCGAGCTGTCGCTCTTCGACCCGGGTCCGCGCACCGCCACCGCCACCGCGCTGACCGAGGTCAAGCTGCTCGGCCTCGGTCACGGCGACCTGCTGCCGCTGCTGCACGCCCGCCCCGAGGTGTCGATCGCGCTGCTGCGCGCGATCGCCCGCCGGCTGCGCCGCACCAACGACGTCATGTCCGACCTGGTCTTCTCGGACGTGCCCGGCCGTGTCGCCAAGGCGCTGCTCGACCTCTCCCGCCGCTTCGGCGTGCAGTCGGAGGAGGGCATCCACGTCTCCCACGACCTCACCCAGGAGGAGCTGGCCCAGCTGGTCGGCGCCTCCCGCGAGACCGTCAACAAGGCGCTGGCCGACTTCGCCGGCCGCGGCTGGCTGAAGCTGGAGGCCCGCGCGGTCGTCCTGATGGACGTCGAGCGCCTCTCCCGCCGCTCGCGCTGA
- a CDS encoding aryl-alcohol dehydrogenase-like predicted oxidoreductase, whose translation MHRRAIGGTAVSAIGLGAMPLSVEGRPDEEAAIATVHAALDAGVTLIDTADSYHWHAGERGHNELLIARALARRSDRSGVLVATKGGRGRPGDGSWTVDGRPEHLRRACEESLRRLGTEAIGLYQLHKPDPRVPWADSVGALRDLLDAGKIRAAGISNADSAQIREARAILGAGLVSVQNRYSPADRAGEPELRLCEELGLAFLPWSPLGGISRSSLDGPSALGPADTPFHRVAAARGVSPQRICLAWLLALSPVAVPIPGASRPATIRDSAAAAGTVLEPAEIALLPARTAA comes from the coding sequence ATGCACCGGCGCGCCATCGGCGGCACCGCCGTCTCCGCGATCGGCCTCGGCGCGATGCCGCTCTCCGTCGAGGGCCGCCCGGACGAGGAGGCCGCGATCGCCACCGTCCACGCCGCCCTGGACGCGGGCGTCACCCTGATCGACACCGCCGACTCCTACCACTGGCACGCCGGCGAGCGCGGCCACAACGAGCTGCTGATCGCCCGCGCGCTGGCCCGCCGCAGCGACCGCTCGGGGGTGCTGGTGGCCACCAAGGGCGGCCGCGGACGGCCCGGCGACGGCTCGTGGACGGTCGACGGCCGCCCCGAGCACCTGCGCCGGGCCTGCGAGGAGTCACTGCGGCGCCTCGGCACCGAGGCGATCGGCCTGTACCAGCTGCACAAGCCGGACCCGCGGGTGCCGTGGGCCGACTCGGTCGGCGCCCTGCGGGACCTGCTGGACGCCGGGAAGATCCGCGCCGCCGGGATCTCCAACGCCGACTCCGCGCAGATCCGGGAGGCCCGTGCGATCCTGGGCGCCGGCCTGGTCTCGGTGCAGAACCGCTACTCCCCCGCCGACCGCGCCGGTGAGCCGGAGCTGCGGCTCTGCGAGGAGCTCGGCCTCGCCTTCCTGCCGTGGAGCCCGCTCGGCGGTATCTCCCGCAGCTCCCTGGACGGCCCGTCGGCGCTCGGCCCGGCGGACACGCCCTTCCACCGGGTCGCCGCCGCCCGCGGCGTCTCGCCGCAGCGGATCTGCCTGGCCTGGCTGCTCGCCCTCTCCCCGGTGGCCGTCCCGATCCCCGGCGCGAGCCGGCCCGCCACGATCCGTGACTCCGCGGCCGCCGCCGGCACCGTCCTGGAGCCCGCCGAAATCGCCCTGCTCCCCGCCCGGACGGCCGCCTGA
- a CDS encoding nucleoside-diphosphate-sugar epimerase, producing the protein MRSVCIIGGSRYFGLHLVSLLQRSGVAVTLVNRGSAAPPPGVEHIRADRSDEAALTAALGGRTFDAVVDQVLYTPAQAAVACQVFADRTPRYVMTSTMEVYDPATSPLVPASDAPVAEGLVDPAGWAVDLTLPWHDPRALARHFDAATGYAEGKRQAEAVLARSAPFSWASVRSAHVLGGGARDFTGRLAHYVDLIAAGHPVAIHPDARPTSFVHHREIAAVLARAAGSDAVGPLNACSHGALTAVELSDLVAERIGTTARYRAADGADASPFSFDRSYAMDNGRAAALGFPLARTADWLPGAIDEAVAAGTAVMAGKAR; encoded by the coding sequence ATGAGAAGCGTCTGCATCATCGGCGGAAGTCGGTACTTCGGTCTGCACCTGGTCTCCCTGCTCCAGCGGTCCGGCGTCGCGGTCACCCTGGTCAACCGCGGCTCCGCCGCGCCTCCCCCGGGCGTCGAGCACATCCGCGCGGACCGCTCCGACGAGGCCGCGCTGACCGCCGCGCTCGGCGGGCGGACCTTCGACGCGGTGGTCGACCAGGTGCTCTACACCCCGGCGCAGGCCGCCGTGGCCTGCCAGGTCTTCGCCGACCGCACCCCGCGTTACGTGATGACCTCGACCATGGAGGTCTACGACCCGGCGACCTCCCCGCTCGTCCCGGCCTCGGACGCGCCCGTCGCCGAGGGGCTGGTCGACCCGGCCGGCTGGGCCGTCGACCTCACGCTGCCCTGGCACGATCCGCGGGCGCTGGCCCGGCACTTCGACGCGGCAACCGGCTACGCGGAGGGCAAGCGGCAGGCGGAGGCGGTGCTGGCGCGGTCCGCGCCGTTCTCCTGGGCGAGCGTCCGCAGCGCCCACGTGCTCGGCGGCGGCGCCCGGGACTTCACCGGCCGGCTGGCGCACTACGTGGACCTGATCGCGGCCGGCCACCCGGTCGCGATCCACCCGGACGCCCGGCCGACCTCCTTCGTGCACCACCGCGAGATCGCCGCCGTCCTCGCCCGGGCGGCCGGGTCCGACGCCGTCGGCCCGCTCAACGCCTGCTCGCACGGCGCACTCACCGCCGTCGAACTCTCCGACCTGGTCGCCGAACGGATCGGCACCACGGCCCGCTACCGCGCCGCGGACGGCGCCGACGCCTCGCCGTTCTCCTTCGACCGCTCGTACGCCATGGACAACGGCCGGGCCGCCGCCCTCGGCTTCCCGCTCGCCCGGACGGCCGACTGGCTGCCCGGCGCGATCGACGAGGCCGTCGCGGCAGGCACAGCCGTCATGGCCGGAAAGGCTCGCTGA
- a CDS encoding DNA-binding transcriptional LysR family regulator gives MIDVQRLRVLQAVAEHGSFNRAAAALLITPSAVSQQVAALERGLGTLVVERSTRGVTLTEAGRLMVEAAAAIGAELRHAREQIDRLAAPRPRLTVATFTTGGRHLLPAALARFAAAHPEAELHVLEREPEDSLPMVRQGVADLAIAYHFDGPLPVQPGDRSGLDWTPLMDDPLSVVLPDTHPLAGREELDLAELADDRWVVGCSKTEAFLHRHAALAGFDLRVAGSTTDYFFARSLVAAGVGVSLVPSVALEPAFPGTRTVPVRPPRPARHFGIAVARRRRPQPYAEALARLLQAQTGTG, from the coding sequence GTGATCGACGTCCAACGGCTCAGGGTGCTGCAGGCGGTCGCCGAGCACGGCAGCTTCAACCGGGCGGCGGCCGCGCTGCTGATCACCCCGTCCGCCGTCTCCCAGCAGGTCGCCGCCCTCGAACGGGGCCTCGGCACGCTGGTCGTCGAGCGCTCCACGCGCGGCGTCACGCTGACCGAAGCCGGCCGGCTCATGGTCGAGGCGGCCGCCGCGATCGGCGCCGAACTGCGGCACGCCCGGGAGCAGATCGACCGGCTCGCCGCGCCGCGGCCGCGGCTGACCGTGGCCACCTTCACCACCGGGGGCCGCCACCTGCTGCCGGCCGCGCTGGCCCGGTTCGCCGCCGCGCACCCGGAGGCCGAACTGCACGTGCTGGAACGGGAACCGGAGGACAGCCTGCCGATGGTCCGGCAGGGCGTCGCGGACCTCGCGATCGCCTACCACTTCGACGGGCCGTTGCCCGTGCAGCCCGGCGACCGCTCCGGCCTCGACTGGACGCCGCTGATGGACGACCCGCTCTCCGTGGTGCTCCCGGACACCCACCCGCTGGCCGGCCGCGAGGAACTGGACCTCGCCGAACTCGCCGACGACCGCTGGGTGGTGGGCTGCTCGAAGACCGAAGCCTTTCTGCACCGGCACGCGGCGCTCGCCGGCTTCGACCTGCGGGTCGCCGGCAGTACCACCGACTACTTCTTCGCCCGGTCGCTGGTCGCCGCCGGGGTCGGCGTCTCCCTGGTGCCCTCCGTGGCGCTGGAGCCGGCCTTCCCGGGCACCCGGACGGTGCCGGTGCGGCCGCCGCGGCCCGCCCGGCACTTCGGCATCGCCGTCGCCCGGCGGCGCCGCCCGCAGCCGTACGCCGAGGCGCTGGCCCGGCTGCTGCAGGCGCAGACGGGCACCGGCTGA
- a CDS encoding LacI family transcriptional regulator, whose protein sequence is MLHAMREEEESGRVTLAQVAEEAGVSVSTVSKVLNGRQDVSRPTRLKVERLLEIHGYQRTPKSAWEAPLVEIVFPELDNLWAMELIRGVENVAKEHEASVVLTESGTRHAPDPSWIEGVLRRRPLGVVLVFSSLPLEVKQQLRSRAIPFVIIDPAGDPEPDVPSVGSANWAGGLAATRHLIECGHRRIAIITGPEDMLCSLARLDGFRSAMGMAGLEIPAGYVSFGDFHVEGGRRRATELLARPDRPTAIFAGSDLQALGVLEAARVHGLKVPDDLSVVGYDDVPIAQWTSPALTTVHQPLRQMAEEAAQMLIRMRAEGGSPARLELATSLVVRKSTAPPPGA, encoded by the coding sequence ATGCTGCACGCCATGCGAGAAGAGGAGGAGAGCGGTCGCGTCACCCTCGCCCAGGTGGCCGAGGAGGCCGGCGTCTCCGTGTCCACGGTTTCGAAAGTTCTCAACGGGAGGCAGGACGTCTCCCGGCCGACCCGCCTCAAGGTCGAGCGCCTGTTGGAGATCCACGGCTACCAGCGGACGCCCAAATCGGCCTGGGAGGCCCCGCTCGTCGAGATCGTCTTTCCCGAGCTCGACAACCTCTGGGCGATGGAGCTGATCCGCGGCGTCGAGAACGTCGCCAAGGAGCACGAGGCCAGCGTGGTGCTCACCGAGAGCGGCACCCGGCACGCGCCCGACCCGAGCTGGATCGAGGGCGTGCTGCGCCGCCGGCCGCTCGGCGTAGTGCTGGTCTTCTCCAGCCTGCCGCTCGAGGTCAAGCAGCAACTCCGGTCCCGCGCCATCCCGTTCGTCATCATCGACCCGGCCGGCGACCCCGAGCCGGACGTCCCGTCGGTGGGCTCGGCGAACTGGGCCGGCGGCCTCGCCGCGACCCGCCACCTCATCGAGTGCGGGCACCGCCGGATCGCCATCATCACCGGACCCGAGGACATGCTCTGCTCCCTGGCCCGACTGGACGGCTTCCGCTCCGCGATGGGCATGGCCGGGCTGGAGATCCCCGCCGGGTACGTCTCCTTCGGCGACTTCCACGTCGAGGGCGGCCGCCGCCGCGCGACGGAGCTGCTGGCCCGGCCCGACCGGCCGACCGCGATCTTCGCCGGCAGCGACCTGCAGGCGCTCGGCGTGCTGGAGGCCGCCCGGGTGCACGGGCTGAAGGTCCCGGACGACCTCTCGGTGGTCGGCTACGACGACGTCCCGATCGCCCAGTGGACCAGCCCGGCGCTCACCACCGTGCACCAGCCGCTGCGCCAGATGGCCGAGGAGGCGGCGCAGATGCTGATCCGGATGCGCGCCGAGGGCGGCAGCCCCGCCCGCCTGGAGCTCGCCACCAGCCTGGTGGTCCGCAAGAGCACCGCCCCGCCCCCCGGGGCCTGA
- a CDS encoding xylobiose transport system substrate-binding protein, with product MRRHARISRALAAGSAAVVLGMTLTACGSGSGSSGDSGSGEIHVLVYGDATNKVEKQIVDTFNKTSKVKAVLDTIPGADYQQKLQTIINTKQAPDVFFNWGGGSIKPFVDAGLLMPLDDMIAKDPGLKANFLPSVFDTAVVDGKAYGVPMRGTQPVLLFSNTKVLADAGVAAPKTFDELLAAVQTLKAKGVTPIALGGGDQWPTLMWFEYLYDRVAGPELFHKALGGDKAAWASEDSRKALGMIKQLIDAGAFGTNFDSVKFTDGGSPALLARGKAAFELMGSWEYSTQQDANPDFTKASLGYSSFPTVAGGKGDPKNVVGNTNNFYSVLKKTKHPEAVAEFLKLQYSDEFVQGQMAIGNLPTTTNTPKFLSGAANPAYSTFQFDLVKAAPSFQLSWDQAYPPAAITPIHQAVQQFFNGQIDENGFVKAMQALPSS from the coding sequence ATGAGAAGACACGCTCGGATCTCCCGTGCACTGGCCGCCGGCAGCGCGGCCGTGGTTCTGGGGATGACCCTGACCGCCTGCGGCAGCGGCTCCGGCTCCTCCGGGGACAGCGGCTCGGGTGAGATCCACGTCCTGGTCTACGGGGACGCCACCAACAAGGTCGAGAAGCAGATCGTCGACACCTTCAACAAGACGTCGAAGGTCAAGGCCGTCCTGGACACCATTCCGGGCGCGGACTACCAGCAGAAGCTGCAGACGATCATCAACACCAAGCAGGCCCCGGACGTCTTCTTCAACTGGGGCGGCGGCAGCATCAAGCCCTTCGTCGACGCCGGCCTGCTGATGCCGCTCGACGACATGATCGCCAAGGACCCGGGCCTCAAGGCCAACTTCCTGCCGTCCGTCTTCGACACCGCCGTGGTCGACGGCAAGGCCTACGGCGTCCCGATGCGCGGCACCCAGCCGGTGCTGCTCTTCAGCAACACCAAGGTCCTCGCCGACGCCGGCGTGGCCGCGCCCAAGACCTTCGACGAACTGCTCGCCGCGGTGCAGACGCTCAAGGCCAAGGGCGTCACCCCGATCGCCCTCGGCGGCGGCGACCAGTGGCCGACCCTGATGTGGTTCGAGTACCTCTACGACCGGGTGGCCGGCCCCGAGCTGTTCCACAAGGCGCTCGGCGGCGACAAGGCGGCCTGGGCGAGCGAGGACAGCCGCAAGGCGCTCGGCATGATCAAGCAGCTGATCGACGCCGGCGCGTTCGGCACCAACTTCGACTCGGTGAAGTTCACCGACGGCGGCTCCCCGGCCCTGCTCGCCCGCGGCAAGGCGGCCTTCGAGCTGATGGGCTCCTGGGAGTACTCCACCCAGCAGGACGCCAACCCGGACTTCACCAAGGCCAGCCTCGGCTACAGCTCCTTCCCGACCGTCGCCGGCGGCAAGGGCGACCCGAAGAACGTGGTCGGCAACACCAACAACTTCTACTCGGTGCTGAAGAAGACCAAGCACCCGGAGGCCGTCGCGGAGTTCCTCAAGCTCCAGTACTCCGACGAGTTCGTGCAGGGGCAGATGGCGATCGGCAACCTGCCGACCACCACCAACACCCCCAAGTTCCTCAGCGGCGCGGCCAACCCCGCCTACTCCACCTTCCAGTTCGACCTGGTGAAGGCCGCGCCGTCGTTCCAGCTGTCCTGGGACCAGGCGTACCCGCCGGCCGCGATCACGCCCATCCACCAGGCCGTCCAGCAGTTCTTCAACGGCCAGATCGACGAGAACGGCTTCGTCAAGGCCATGCAGGCCCTGCCGTCCTCCTGA